In Amblyraja radiata isolate CabotCenter1 chromosome 10, sAmbRad1.1.pri, whole genome shotgun sequence, one DNA window encodes the following:
- the LOC116977525 gene encoding leucine-rich repeat-containing protein 52-like → MFLYLRRSQGLLWEILLMGATIAADCPPKCICDIFKVNCRNKGFVSFPKNLPLNTRYLDLSRNSITEINSLQINLLSDLVYLDCSHNAISEVSKLDFLAGSRVAYLDLSYNTLKRVGATTFQTLASLIVLKLAHNKIRNVQNNAFDSNIGIRELDLRNNSLTFVNVTAIKTLSGLHSVYLSGNPWDCQCTVKDLSQWLQKDKSLFPDDKDTVCRSPNSMAGIKVSDALNNILHICLAPLDYFDYIFFVMVGVTIFISGIIVATISGIIMVYLDRQRKYTETDDDIEPVLYPPAKSNMRFSQINT, encoded by the exons ATGTTTCTTTATTTGAGAAGGTCGCAGGGATTGCTTTGGGAAATACTGTTGATGGGAGCGACAATTGCTGCCGATTGCCCACCAAAGTGCATCTGTGATATCTTTAAGGTGAACTGCAGGAATAAGGGTTTCGTCTCATTTCCAAAAAACTTGCCATTAAACACCAGGTATCTGGACCTCTCGAGAAACAGCATCACTGAAATCAACTCTCTGCAAATCAACCTCCTGAGCGACTTGGTCTACCTGGATTGCAGTCACAACGCCATCTCGGAAGTCTCCAAGCTCGACTTCCTCGCTGGGTCAAGGGTGGCGTATTTGGACCTCAGCTACAATACTCTGAAAAGGGTCGGCGCCACCACTTTCCAAACGTTGGCGAGCTTGATCGTGTTGAAGCTGGCCCACAACAAGATAAGGAACGTGCAAAACAACGCATTTGACTCAAACATTGGGATACGTGAGCTGGACCTGAGGAACAACAGCTTGACTTTCGTAAACGTTACCGCCATAAAAACCCTGAGTGGGTTACATTCCGTGTATCTGTCCGGCAATCCTTGGGATTGTCAATGCACGGTTAAAGATCTGAGTCAGTGGTTGCAGAAAGACAAAAGTTTGTTTCCAG ATGATAAAGACACTGTCTGCCGTAGTCCAAATTCGATGGCTGGAATCAAAGTCTCGGATGCCTTAAACAACATATTGCACATTTGTCTGGCCCCTCTGGATTACTTTGACTACATATTTTTCGTAATGGTTGGTGTTACAATATTTATCAGCGGCATAATTGTTGCCACAATTTCAGGTATAATCATGGTTTATTTGGATCGTCAAAGGAAGTATACAGAAACAGATGATGATATAGAACCAGTACTGTATCCACCAGCAAAGTCTAATATGAGATTTAGTCAAATCAACACATGA